The window AATAAAAAGAAGACAATCTCATCCCTTCTCCACGGGATTGACATTGTTTTTGAAAGTATTATCCTCGTTAATATTTTAAAAGCAATTTTCACTACAATAATTAGTTACTTTATCTTTTTAATATTTGGAATACCTTACCCCTTACTTCTGGCCATCATGTCTGGTTTTATGGATTTTGCGCCAATATTGGGCCCTTGGATGTTATTTTCAGGAATTGCTGTCGTCTACATAATGAAAGGGCAGGCAATGACCGGAATTTATGTTTTTATCCTAGGTCAGGTATTAGTAACTATAATACCTGAACTTTACATCAAGCCAAAACTTGCAGGAAAATACGCCAAAATACATCCAATGATATTTTTATTTGGATTCTTTGGAGGACTTTTAGCCTTTGGAGCAATAGGAATCTTTGTAGGCCCAATAGCAATTGGAATTGTGATGGTATTCATTAAATACTATCTGTTGGGCAAAGAAATCGAAAGGAAAAATTCTTTTGTTGATAAAGTGCTAACCCAAGTAGACAAGATGATAAAGTTTGAGGGAACTAAAAATGGTAAACTATAAGACCATTCTACCTTTTACCGCAGGAATAATATTAATACTAATTTTTGTTCAATTTGTAGGCTATAATGAATTCATTACTTTGATAAAGAGTGCTAATCCGTTATATTTAGGCCTTGCAGTTGTATTCCAATTGCTTAATTTAATTTTTGAGGCCTATAAATGGAAACCTCTTCTTGAATCCTTAAAGCCAAAAGTTTCTATGAGAAATGTATTTGTTGCAACAATGGTTGGTGTTTTCTTCAATAATATTACTCCTAGCGCTAAAACAGGGGGGGAGCCCATGAAGACATTCCTTATTTCTAAGGAAGAGAATATCAGCCCAATTGAAAATGTTTTTGCCACAGTCACTGCAGATAGGTTTGTAGAATCCCTGCCTTTTTTCGTTCTAGCGATATTCTCTGTGATGTATGTTAATCTTTTCTATAGTGTAAGGTGGGCTACGATTGCTTTATTGTCATTTGTAATCATTATCTATATATTTGTACTTTTGGTAGCTACTTACGTTTGTTTCAACAAAGAAGCTGGTGAAAAAGTCGTTTTTAAGTTTTTAAGA is drawn from Methanofastidiosum sp. and contains these coding sequences:
- a CDS encoding flippase-like domain-containing protein — translated: MVNYKTILPFTAGIILILIFVQFVGYNEFITLIKSANPLYLGLAVVFQLLNLIFEAYKWKPLLESLKPKVSMRNVFVATMVGVFFNNITPSAKTGGEPMKTFLISKEENISPIENVFATVTADRFVESLPFFVLAIFSVMYVNLFYSVRWATIALLSFVIIIYIFVLLVATYVCFNKEAGEKVVFKFLRILGKFSKRINKYEDLAVSMVENFHQQFQLILRSRKVLYRSIAASVVMWTCWILRTYFVFLALGKPLNPLLVALVSTISLLMGLLPLLPGGLGVVEVTMTVLYASLKVGKNIALTATILDRILSFWLVLIFAGIITSYTLPKLKPMKSEAKSRMISHNEENESNKQINI
- a CDS encoding AI-2E family transporter produces the protein MEEIEYKIAIASIFTFFLIIAALTLFPLVDALIVTFVLVYLMRPINIVLIKYMSKTYAAILSAIIIIIPTFLLFFYLAAATINYVIKEKIFEKLMMIFNDLDTYSKNLFISFLNYYGIEYSNDLDKIANILTAKLHELISYISEEIIDLTIHIPEFAMKLLLASILALYLLKEGGTIKNTFVTLLPENKKKTISSLLHGIDIVFESIILVNILKAIFTTIISYFIFLIFGIPYPLLLAIMSGFMDFAPILGPWMLFSGIAVVYIMKGQAMTGIYVFILGQVLVTIIPELYIKPKLAGKYAKIHPMIFLFGFFGGLLAFGAIGIFVGPIAIGIVMVFIKYYLLGKEIERKNSFVDKVLTQVDKMIKFEGTKNGKL